Below is a genomic region from Lineus longissimus chromosome 16, tnLinLong1.2, whole genome shotgun sequence.
CCAAACCAGATAACAAACCATTTGGGATGGTGTTCCATCCAGTGTGATTCAATAAGTCCGTCATGAATAAAGATTTGAGATTCTTGAGTGGGGTGAAAAGTCCAGGAGGAATTTGTATGAGTGGACTTTGCCAGCCGATGTCCAGTTCTTGAAGATTTTGAAGCGGCGAGAAAGTGTCGTTTGTGATTGATCCGAGTGAGTTATGATTGATATGAAGTGTTTCTAAACTCTTTAAATCGCTATGAAAACTCCTCCCATCGAGTTTGCTTATTTTGTTTTGATTCAAAAACAGCTTTTTCAACTTGACTAATCCACTGAATTCGTTGAGAAGTAACGTCTCCAATGCGTTATGGGTAAAATTCGCCATCTCTAAATTGACTAATCCCTTAAAAATATCCGCAGGGAAATTTTTGAATGGGTTGTCCGAGATGTGTAATTTTGTTAGTGACTTCAAAGAGAGAAATGCATCCTTCACAATACTGGTAATATTACATGACATCAGCCCTAAACTTTGCAGTCTTGTAAACCTTGTGAACACATTTGGAATTGTTGGAAGATTGGCGCGAAATATTGTGAATTGGATCGTAGTCGCTGGCGTCCATTGTATGATATCTCGAAGATTGGTTTCGTTTATCTTTGTCACGTTTGTCCCGATGCATAATACTACGTCAGTCTTGCATGTACACGCCTTGTGACAGTTTTGCGCATTTATACTAAATATAATGCACAAGATAATCAAGAGAATGAACCAGAATTGCACCGCCTGTCCATGATTGGCGGCCATGTTGCATAGAAACAAACGTTTCCTTATTGATAATCCTGTGTCTTCAAGCCCAAGATTCACAACTTCATCGACTGTTTTTGGTTTGTCTCAATTCAGTCCTTGCATCATGAGGAATTTGTGTACTTCTGCTGCAGACCGGATCATTTATAGCACCAGATAGGTTTCTGCAGCTGCTTTTTTGACCTGGTAACCAGGATTTATGTGTCTCAACCTAAAATGAAGTAGAAGGTAGAATGTTTATAACATTAAAGAACTAACAATGGCTTTGTGTTGGCAGATCAATAATATAgaaaccaagtttcagcaaatttgtaggCTTAATACCTGTTTCCTCTTTCCTGAACCATCAgtaaatgtactttattttGTGCCATTAATATTCCAGCCTGTCGAACTATGATTGTGGTTTGCTAACTAACAGCAACTGTGCATTCTGCAATATATCCAGGTCGCTGGGAAAGATTTTTAAATACTAAATGGAAATTTGTCGAAATTTTACATGTTGTGTGTTTGCCGATAATCAATTCAGAAACTTTTGTGTTTGTTGCACATGCTCCCAGTCTGCTTCTATTGAAATGTATTCTAATTTCAGTTTGTGAATAAGGACACTCGTGGTTGGGTTGGTGCTTGTACTGGCTCAAATTCGACTGCTGAGTTGCACATTAAAGTTACTGATATTTCGCCATGATTCAGATTGAGGGGTATACCAACAAAGTTTCAGAAATAacgaaatttgtttttttctcaaaatgggaCGATAGGCAGgagcgagggggggggggtttaattgaccatcttcaggtgacttatatGCAAAGtgagggcactgggtcatgtttgattcagcattaTATATATTCCGCCtacaagtgtgaatagttttgacatactttgagatgggagagacccctattggcaactttgtgtaacttcatcttgcctacctagtTGCTGCCTATCGAGTCCCTTTAAAGAGGGTAAATGATCCATTGGAAAAATGTTTTCTTCACCTAAAATCCTTtcattggctcccaaatgcccAAATTTTGCattataaatcatgaaaatttgtgAAATCAACTTTATTCATCTTACATCTACTTTTCAAGTGGGGGCCTGTCCCCTTGAATTATTTCGGGCCGGGATGGCACAAATCTGAAAATGGATGTTTTCGCCAACAGATGTGGCCACTAAGATTTACTATGTTACTCACAACCTTTAAAACTTCTAACCTATGATTCAAACGAAAAGACATCAATCTGGAGAGACACTGGAGGGGGAAAGTTTTATCACTCAATATTAGGATATAATTTGGGTTTCCGTATGTACATAGTTGTTTTCATGGGGTTAGGGATGAGTACTGTCGAAATCAATTTAAAATTATCAATTGGGAATCGAGCCATGGCACTTTTTATAATGGGACATGGTGACAGGTACCCCCTTCCCCCCACACACCATGATCACTCGGGTATATCATGGATCAGTTCTGATCAGTTTGTCAAGTTTTAACCATCCTATCTTAGAATAGCTACACCCACAATGCATAACTTGTGTAAATTCATAACAAAGTTTAAACTATCCCATTTTGGAATTTCGACAAATCTCGAAATCCAACCTATGAAATACACTAACACACATGTCAATAAGTTTTGCATTTTAGTAATATAATGTCTTACATCGCATAAATCgagaaaaattacaaaaccaCTCACCTTGTGTTGATCAGGCTCTGCAGTAATATCTGTATTTTCTGCAGTGAAATCACTACAGTTATAGAAAGTGTGTTGTGTGGATTATTGATCTTTAGAACACCGGCTGTTACCTCAGTCAGTCACACTCCCACTGCTGTTGTAAACAAAAGATGAATGTGTCGATTTCCTGGTCTGGAGTTATATTAGAGAAAGCTGTTCCATCTGTTGTTCAAGATGAGATTATCTATTTAGGTCTGAATTCACTAAAATTCAATATGAGGATGTCCAGAGCATGCAAGACCAACTTGTCAATAGTTTATTACCTGTTATCTGATGGTCAAACAACTGCCGTAATTGTTCAAGAAGCAAATGTTGCGTCAGTATAGATGGGTCTCACTTGATCAAATACCGTAGAAACTCTatgtcaaggacagccaaatgGAACTGACGactactgtccttgatagagaggcttCCGGAGTACTGAGGTCCATTTGAACAGGAATAATCACTTTGGGACTAAAATCAGTGTCCTCAATGGAGTGTGTGTCCTGATTAAAGGCGTGCACTTTTGAAGGGGTGTTTCACTTTAATTGATTTTCACTCAACAGCCTGATTTTGTGCTGTTTTTGTGACTGAGCATCATAAGGCCCAtgctgtttgttaaaaattagaaattagaaatttgtcattaaatttgaatatttccaaTTGCATACATGTgttctgaatatgaatttcagctTTGTGGGTGTGTAGACACACATTCAaattgtatgcataataactgctcAGTGGCAATGTGTATGACTGCAgtaccaccagtaattacaaacggcgtacccctaTAAGCAATGACAAGCCGTAGCAACGAAATACACATTGTTTTCATCATGGTAGTGCCATCTGTGATGTATTGATAGTACCATGACAGAATCCGGAGGGGAGGCTTCTAGTTGATTTTGCTCTTAAATCTAGTTGATCATGGTTGACCTGGTAGATTATGATCTGGCCCGCTTAATGCAAACTTCGTatgagcaatacaatgcccttcccacGTCACAGACAGTATCTAAGCTATTGTATCATCAAGTCTTATTTCGTAAGTTTCTTAATGGAACCCTTTCACAGGCCCTGTTGTCCGCATGTTCACCTGGCCGTATCTCGCAAACTGATCATCTCCGGACTTATAAACacgaaatgagaaggttcattttcaccgcccgagaaaatgtaaaaagtaggccgaGATGTTTGACGCGTGAAATCCCCCTTAAGTTCCTGTTCATGTAGTTTGTCATAGAAAGATCCAAGAATTGATTGCGATATTTTTTTGCCCAGTGATGCCGTTCTGGCCAGTGGTAGATCTattgcaagctactcatgtttcccACTTGGGGGTGTGTatgtcttttgcttgccctggtgaggacaccaggtacaaggagccTCGGTATTACGTTTTATTCAAAAGACAGAGTAGTTAGGGGTTAACTGTGTATCAATGCTTGACAACTTGGAGCTAACTGTCCAACATTTGCCCGAGGCAGGAACCCATTCTCACAAAGCCAAATGAATTTGCTAAAATAATCTTCTCGTAAAGTCGAGGAAGTTATAAAATCAAAAATAGGTCATGCGTCCATTTTATGGAATAACCTTATATATTTTATTCACAATCTAACCAAAAAAATATTCTAAGGCAACAAGTATGGCAATGTTCTAGTCTTATATGTGAGTATAGACCTATAATCAGCAATATATTAAAGAAGTATTCATCTGCCTATACCTGCTGCTACAGCCCAATGCATCATAACGAGCATCAAGCTCATTGCCAGATATAACATAAACCCATAACTACCTGAGTATGGTCAGGCCCTGATCATAATTGGTACTACTGAAGTGCCAGGATTCAGGCTTGGAGATGAGATCAGCTGTGAGTGGCATTCATAAATAGAAAGTCTGATCAGGTTGACAGGCAGATGAATACTGCCATTAATACACTGCTGCTGTAATTGATATAATACTACTATGTGCTAGTCTAGTACCTTGGCTTGATGGCAGGTGGCGTTTTCTATGTCCGGAACCTTAGCGCCCACAACCGTTTTATAGACACGTTTTCTAATTAGCATTAAACATGTACTAGGGGTAGTTGcattacatcacatgtcatgtcATGCCCCACTAAAATTCTAAAAAATAATCAGCACTTGGTCGCAGCTTGCGTCTCTCTTTGGGGAATATTAGTTTCATCCAAATAGTATAGATGGCAACACTTATGAACATTTTTGACCTTTCAGATAAAACTATGCTTTACACAATATCTCACCGGGtaaaaatggctgccgcagcgAATTGGTTTTAAAAGCAGATTATAAAGATGTTTCTGATATCACAGGTTGTGGCACAGCTGGCGTCTCAGCACTATTATTTTCTCTCGCTGAGTTCGACTCGTTTGAAGACAAGCTATTCGTCCGTCTAACGTTTCTCCTTCTCTCATCTTCTAGACGTCTCTCCCGATTTCTTTTCTGTTGCCAGGTTATCGCTACGGCAATGACGATTATCACAACCAAGATTGTCACAAGAGAGGTAACGACACCTATAGTCCAGTTATTTGTCGAAGACTTTTGCTCCTGAATGTGTAACAAGACGAAACTTTCCGATTTCCCATATGTTGTATTCCCTGAACAGACAACTAAACCCGAATTTTCTTTGTCGACATTTTCGACAGAAATCTTTGCCGAGGTCGTGAATTGTTTTCGCCCGTAGGGCATTATCgtaattgttttgtttgtttgcaCCAGGAATTTGTTATAAGGGAGAGGGTTGCCGTCTACTGCATGAAAAGTCAATTGTGGAAACTCTTCCATGGAGCTCGCATTACAGAGAATCAAGGCTATCGATCCAACAGTTGTGTAGACAACAGTTTCATTCCTGCCGCCGTTCAAAGATGGCGCTGTGCAGCCCAAGTCTTCGTCCGTCATTTGTGATAGGAAGATTTTTTCCACATTGATGCGGCATTGAATATCAGTCTTGAGCAATCCGTTTATTATGTCCCTCTTCAAATGGAGGAGACTACAATTGCATAGAAAGTTGTTCCCATACGCGAGAGAAATTTTGGCGAATTTGACTGGCTCAATAGCGGCCAATGGGAGCATAGTCAAATTATTTCCTTGTAGATCTAAGTAGGTTAGATTAAACAAGCCTGTGAATGCGGAGGACGGTATCGGCAACATTGGAGATAACatatttgataatttcaaaatttgtaaatttcgtaaaGATGAGAATTTTCTGTTCTCTATCCTTGTGATGTTGTTTTGTGAGAGATCGAGATATTGTAATACTCGAAATCTGCGCTCTTTGATCAGGAACTGATGTGGAAGTTTTTGTattgcattatccctcaaagtCAGTCGTTTTAAACTGCCTAATCCTCTAAATTTCAAGTTTAAATTTTGTTCAGTCATTGTGTTCATAGAATGGCCTAAATCGAGCGACCGAAGGCTGAACAATCCATAAAAACATGCATCAGCTATTGAGACTAGTTGAGTGTTTGATAAATCCAATGAGGATAAGTTTCCAAGGCCACCGAAAGTGAGATGCGTTAAATTCTGCAACGGGTTATTCCTTAGCACCAACTTGTGTAAATTTGGAAAATTGGAgaagaaatcattttcaataaaactgagCTGGTTGTCCCCTACGTTTAGTTCTAGCATTTCGGGGAATATAGTCTTAGCTGGGTTTTCAACATGCATAATACTGTTTGAACTCAGATCAAATATCTGGACAGTTTTTATGGGGTTCAGGTGTGCGAAACTGAAGTTTTTAAAACTGTTGTTGCGGAGTGAGAGATCCGTCAACTTTGTCAGACCTTTAAAAGTGTTTTCATTGATGAAGGCGATATCACATTTTATGATTGAAAGTTGCGTAAGCTTTGGTAATGACGCACCGATCTGCGTTCCCCGGAGGTCTCTGACATTTGCACTCTGCAGTAGAAACTCCTTTAAAGTTCCTCCCATGGGCCGTTGTAGGTATATTAGGATGTAGTTCAGGCTGTCGGACGTGACCTCGAGGCTTAACCCGGAACAGTAGACGACCTCCGGTAAGCAGAAGGAGCAGTATTCGGGTGGACACTTTTGCCCGGCTGCTGGCGTGAGCAAGGTCAGGACGGAAACAAGCCATACTGAGACGGTTGAAGACGGTGGCGCCATATCTCACAATTGAGTCATGAGGGTCGATTGAATCTTGATCAGGATTCCGTTAGTGGTTATCTGATTTGCtgtcattttctgaaataaaaatcATTTGTTAGAATTAGTTAGGAAATGATGGAAAACGATGAAATGGCTGTCAGTTGCGCTTATGACCAAGCGGTTGAGGCGTCTGCCTGATGAACACCAGTAGTCTACTTTTAGCTCTTCCAATCTGGCTGGTTTGCTAGCTACAATCTAGTAAATAGTATAAATAATATTTACTGCGATAGGGCAGTTAATGCAGCCTATAGTCGtaattccacctatcaaatccccgtgtcttttgcgcttacacctatgaatggccgtgtctaaatagacccgtgtgtcaaatccccgtgtcttatCAGcaccatcgagctcgatggggctgatcgggggctaatttagacccgtgttcaacacgggttttttgataggtggaatctgaatagacacggcaattgcaagttctaagatccggcgacagatagcgcggtgtagttgcctcggtattgcgcatgcgaaattcccctccaccGGGAAAGAAAcgcaggagagctccctacctacagcgcacctgtcgccggggctattaaccattatctaacaccactgataggtgtaagtgcgccccaggttttttgacacagggcgaagacacgggtcttgaaaaaacacggggttttatgataggtggaactacgacttatatcatagggtacaaactgccctATCGCCAGGCACCTGGGCTGGGGTCACTCCAAAAGAAGGGGTATGCACATCTATGTCCTTGGAGGAGATTTTTAAAGCCCCTTAGCAGCACTGGCAGTGAGAAGCCTGAATCCTCAACCCTTTCGAGTCAGCAGGGATGGATTGGATTTTAGGGCATTTCCAGTCGTTATGTTGAGAAGAGTCTTCCCGGCATCAGACGATGGGCATGCATGTGTTATATAAGTCGAAAAAGTTTTGTTTTACGAAGTCAGGGCTTACCATTCCTTTGAATACCACATTCCTGTAACACTCCATGTAGTGAACACAACACAGATATGAATAGAATGTGAGTGGTTTTACACAGGTCAAACATAGATCAATACACTTTACATGGTGACACCAAAATCAACTGACTTGTGCATGTGCTAAATATTCTAAAAACACCTAAGTTTATCTACTAGTCACCACCAACCAATAGCACGAAAATTCAACAAGGACGTAGTTTATCatcttgattggttggtttTGATGACTTGCACAATATTTATCGATAGGTTCCTCTTTATCAAAATGGGCTAAGGTCAGGGTCAATCTCAGGTAAACACACACTTGTTAATGGGTAAGTTTATTTATCTTatgatagatggcagcactgtttgTTCAGTGGACTGAGACAGGACCACCATTTTTTTTCCAACAATTTTAGCagctaaattgtcaatgtttgaccgcgtcgtatcaaatactgcgtggggttgtgaatatgaaattttgatatgatattccggacagttgggcaagtaaatggtgaaaagtaaactggtagttgataacggaaattttttgacaATTGATTTCCACAAAAACGGCTATAATTAAAAACATCGTTATATTCAGAACGATGTAAGTCGCAGTACAAAGAATGTTATCTCTGGCAGCAACGTTTGTCACGTCACTGACATTTTTTAGCCCTTTCCCTGCAGTTGAcatgcatagcacgtcatgtacatatCCCCATGACGTGTGGGTGATGTCATACCCTCCTCAAATTTTTATTCGCCAGCACTTGGTCGCAGCCTCTCTTAACATGCTACTGAGTGATCGtaatagtatagatggcgacacttttaAATAGTTCCCCTGTTCAGAAAAAAGAAAGCACTGTTCAGTATAGTATCCACAGCAGAAGATTGCGCCAGCCAAAAAATGGCTgctgcagtgaaagggttaaaatgttcTATAGGTCTGTGATAcaaataaaactatttttccaTAGATATCTCAAGATTCatttgagatttttaaaatgttagTGATATTTCAGATCTCTCGGGCTGGGTTGTCAATGTCATACACTTCTTCATTCGCACCCGGCATTGAAACTTGTGT
It encodes:
- the LOC135500610 gene encoding leucine-rich repeat-containing protein 70-like, whose product is MAPPSSTVSVWLVSVLTLLTPAAGQKCPPEYCSFCLPEVVYCSGLSLEVTSDSLNYILIYLQRPMGGTLKEFLLQSANVRDLRGTQIGASLPKLTQLSIIKCDIAFINENTFKGLTKLTDLSLRNNSFKNFSFAHLNPIKTVQIFDLSSNSIMHVENPAKTIFPEMLELNVGDNQLSFIENDFFSNFPNLHKLVLRNNPLQNLTHLTFGGLGNLSSLDLSNTQLVSIADACFYGLFSLRSLDLGHSMNTMTEQNLNLKFRGLGSLKRLTLRDNAIQKLPHQFLIKERRFRVLQYLDLSQNNITRIENRKFSSLRNLQILKLSNMLSPMLPIPSSAFTGLFNLTYLDLQGNNLTMLPLAAIEPVKFAKISLAYGNNFLCNCSLLHLKRDIINGLLKTDIQCRINVEKIFLSQMTDEDLGCTAPSLNGGRNETVVYTTVGSIALILCNASSMEEFPQLTFHAVDGNPLPYNKFLVQTNKTITIMPYGRKQFTTSAKISVENVDKENSGLVVCSGNTTYGKSESFVLLHIQEQKSSTNNWTIGVVTSLVTILVVIIVIAVAITWQQKRNRERRLEDERRRNVRRTNSLSSNESNSARENNSAETPAVPQPVISETSL